Proteins encoded together in one Streptomyces sp. B1I3 window:
- a CDS encoding carbohydrate ABC transporter permease, which produces MKVTETPPAVPAPRSPVRKTDAPAGEPAKSSEGKVLNVFSHGVLIIWAVLVVMPLLWAVMSSFKTDDSILSRPWELPDKLHFENWSRAWSQARMSDYFFNTLVVVGGSLIGTLLLGSMAAYVLARFDFPGNRFIYFLFIGGMSFPIILALVPLFFVMNNLGLLNTRHGLILVYIAYSLPFTVFFLTSFFRTLPTSIAEAAMLDGASHTRTFFQVMLPMAKPGLISVGIFNFLGQWNQYMLPTVLNTDPDGKVLSQGLVELATSQGYKGDWSGLFAGLVMAMLPVLAAYVVFQRQVVAGLTAGALK; this is translated from the coding sequence GTGAAGGTCACTGAGACTCCTCCGGCCGTTCCGGCCCCGCGCTCGCCGGTGCGGAAGACGGACGCCCCGGCCGGCGAGCCGGCGAAGAGCAGCGAGGGCAAGGTCCTCAACGTCTTCTCGCACGGAGTGCTGATCATCTGGGCGGTCCTCGTCGTCATGCCGCTGCTCTGGGCGGTGATGTCGTCCTTCAAGACGGACGACTCGATCCTGTCGCGACCGTGGGAGCTGCCCGACAAGCTCCACTTCGAGAACTGGTCGCGGGCCTGGAGCCAGGCACGCATGAGTGACTACTTCTTCAACACCCTGGTGGTGGTGGGCGGCTCACTCATCGGCACCCTGCTGCTCGGCTCGATGGCCGCGTACGTCCTGGCACGGTTCGACTTCCCCGGGAACCGCTTCATCTACTTCCTCTTCATCGGAGGGATGAGCTTCCCGATCATCCTGGCGCTGGTTCCCCTGTTCTTCGTCATGAACAACCTGGGACTGCTGAACACCCGGCACGGGCTGATTCTCGTCTACATCGCGTACTCGCTGCCCTTCACCGTCTTCTTCCTCACCTCGTTCTTCCGGACGCTGCCGACGTCGATCGCGGAAGCGGCGATGCTCGACGGAGCCTCGCACACGCGGACGTTCTTCCAGGTGATGCTGCCGATGGCGAAGCCCGGCCTGATCAGCGTCGGCATCTTCAACTTCCTGGGGCAGTGGAACCAGTACATGCTGCCGACGGTGCTCAACACCGACCCGGACGGCAAGGTCCTCTCGCAGGGCCTGGTCGAACTCGCCACCAGCCAGGGCTACAAGGGCGACTGGTCGGGCCTCTTCGCCGGGCTGGTCATGGCGATGCTGCCGGTCCTCGCCGCCTACGTCGTCTTCCAGCGGCAGGTCGTCGCGGGCCTCACGGCCGGAGCGCTCAAGTAG
- a CDS encoding carbohydrate ABC transporter permease, with protein sequence MQHGKYRFIAGFLAAPLALYAIFVIWPFAQSIYYSFTDWTGLSPDFQMVGFDNYSRMLDDDIFWKSLQHSVLLALLLPLVTLSLALFFAFMLNVGGRRRKSAAVAGVRGSSFYKIAYFFPQVLSIVIVALLFQFAFNPTSGMLNATLKAIGAESLQPDWLGDPDLALYCVMVVLIWSTVGFFVVLFSAGMASVPKDFYEAALLDGASRVTTFFKITLPLLWDTVQSGWVYMGILALGVEAFTAVQVMTVGPGGPDYSTTVLPLYVYQTAFRDAQAGYATTIGVGLLIVTMLFAAIVMRLGRRERLEF encoded by the coding sequence ATGCAGCACGGCAAGTACCGGTTCATCGCGGGGTTCCTGGCAGCCCCGCTGGCGTTGTACGCCATATTCGTCATCTGGCCCTTCGCCCAGTCCATCTACTACTCGTTCACGGACTGGACCGGACTGAGTCCGGACTTCCAGATGGTCGGCTTCGACAACTACAGTCGCATGCTCGACGACGACATCTTCTGGAAGTCACTGCAGCACAGTGTGCTGCTCGCGCTGCTGCTGCCGCTGGTGACGCTGAGCCTCGCGCTCTTCTTCGCCTTCATGCTCAATGTCGGCGGCCGTCGCCGCAAAAGCGCCGCGGTCGCCGGCGTGCGGGGTTCCTCGTTCTACAAGATCGCCTATTTCTTCCCGCAGGTCCTGTCGATCGTGATCGTGGCCCTGCTCTTCCAGTTCGCTTTCAACCCGACGTCGGGAATGCTGAATGCGACGCTGAAGGCGATCGGCGCCGAAAGCCTTCAGCCGGACTGGCTCGGTGACCCCGATCTCGCGCTGTACTGCGTGATGGTGGTGCTCATCTGGTCGACGGTCGGATTCTTCGTCGTCCTCTTCTCCGCCGGAATGGCGTCCGTCCCGAAGGACTTCTACGAGGCGGCGCTTCTCGACGGCGCCAGTCGTGTCACCACGTTCTTCAAGATCACGCTGCCGTTGCTCTGGGACACCGTGCAGTCCGGCTGGGTCTACATGGGCATCCTGGCGCTCGGCGTGGAGGCGTTCACCGCCGTACAGGTCATGACGGTGGGCCCGGGCGGTCCCGACTACTCCACCACCGTCCTGCCGCTGTACGTCTACCAGACGGCCTTCCGTGACGCCCAGGCCGGCTACGCGACCACGATCGGTGTCGGGCTGCTCATCGTCACCATGCTCTTCGCCGCCATCGTGATGCGTCTGGGCCGGCGCGAGCGGCTGGAGTTCTGA
- the ngcE gene encoding N-acetylglucosamine/diacetylchitobiose ABC transporter substrate-binding protein produces MGSTSAHKNEGLGRRDVIKRSAALGLIAVPTMSFLSACASGDSGTDDKVEKGTKSAKNPLGVNETAALEVVIFNGGFGEQYAIDAEKKYNEAFPKAPKVKHAATEKIQSQLQPRFNGGTPPDLIDNSGAEQMDMGVLVGKKQLLDLTPLMDAPSYDDPAKKVRDTLRPGVLEMGQFDGDPVWIMYYAYTVYGVWYSQTNLEKLDAAYPETWDDMLALCAKAKKKGIAGWTYPGKYPYYLPFSLYPFIGKIGGREVLDKIDNLEPNAWKDPAVKAAFEAYYELFQKGYILKGTPGLTHIQSQTEWTKGKALFIPNGSWVENEAAPTTPDDFKMMVGAPSSLDASDKLPFGTIWASGGEPFIVPAKAKNPEGAMEQLRIMLSEDSSKNFTKSVKSLSAFNGGTDGLTLSTAMQSGVDVLKKAGDNVVNPRLQDWYVKLQKEQIGIAGIGEMMAGRATPAETIKKIQAFADAAAKDQSIKHYKHQ; encoded by the coding sequence ATGGGATCCACCTCCGCCCACAAGAATGAGGGCCTTGGCCGTCGCGATGTGATCAAGCGTTCTGCCGCACTCGGCCTGATCGCTGTTCCCACGATGAGCTTCCTGTCGGCCTGCGCGAGCGGCGACAGCGGCACCGACGACAAGGTCGAAAAGGGCACGAAGAGCGCCAAGAACCCGCTCGGTGTCAACGAGACCGCCGCTCTCGAGGTCGTGATCTTCAACGGCGGCTTCGGCGAGCAGTACGCCATCGACGCCGAGAAGAAGTACAACGAGGCCTTCCCCAAGGCACCGAAGGTCAAGCACGCCGCGACGGAGAAGATCCAGTCACAGCTGCAGCCGCGCTTCAACGGAGGCACCCCGCCGGACCTGATCGACAACTCCGGCGCCGAGCAGATGGACATGGGTGTCCTGGTCGGCAAGAAGCAACTGCTCGACCTCACCCCGCTGATGGACGCCCCGTCCTACGACGACCCGGCCAAGAAGGTCCGCGACACGCTGCGTCCGGGCGTCCTGGAGATGGGCCAGTTCGACGGCGACCCCGTCTGGATCATGTACTACGCGTACACGGTCTACGGCGTCTGGTACTCGCAGACCAACCTCGAGAAGCTCGACGCGGCGTACCCGGAGACCTGGGACGACATGCTCGCGCTGTGTGCGAAGGCGAAGAAGAAGGGCATCGCCGGCTGGACGTACCCCGGCAAGTACCCGTACTACCTGCCCTTCTCCCTCTACCCCTTCATCGGCAAAATCGGCGGCCGCGAGGTCCTCGACAAGATCGACAACCTGGAGCCGAACGCCTGGAAGGACCCGGCCGTCAAGGCCGCGTTCGAGGCGTACTACGAGCTCTTCCAGAAGGGCTACATCCTCAAGGGCACGCCCGGCCTGACCCACATCCAGTCGCAGACGGAGTGGACCAAGGGCAAGGCGCTCTTCATCCCGAACGGCTCGTGGGTGGAGAACGAGGCCGCGCCCACCACGCCGGACGACTTCAAGATGATGGTCGGCGCGCCGTCCAGCCTCGACGCATCCGACAAGCTGCCCTTCGGCACCATCTGGGCCTCCGGCGGTGAGCCGTTCATCGTCCCGGCGAAGGCGAAGAACCCCGAGGGTGCGATGGAGCAGCTGCGCATCATGCTCAGCGAGGACTCCTCCAAGAACTTCACCAAGTCGGTCAAGTCCCTCAGCGCCTTCAACGGCGGCACCGACGGCCTGACCCTGTCCACCGCCATGCAGTCGGGTGTCGACGTCCTGAAGAAGGCCGGCGACAACGTGGTCAACCCGCGACTGCAGGACTGGTACGTCAAGCTGCAGAAGGAGCAGATCGGAATCGCCGGCATCGGCGAGATGATGGCCGGCCGCGCGACCCCGGCGGAGACCATCAAGAAGATCCAGGCCTTCGCGGACGCCGCGGCCAAGGACCAGTCCATCAAGCACTACAAGCACCAGTGA
- a CDS encoding GH92 family glycosyl hydrolase — translation MQPLRGLHQSSRKRQSRSAAVIAASLVLVAAAPTAAFAQPSGPQKPSDDTSFSSSFEADEKQPDWRNTVEEGPDGKKRASGVDGGFSAGIPGNVTDQVTDLRASGENTAGGEAKENLVDVASGTKWLAFAPSGWVEFDLAEPTKVLTYALTSANDHDERDPRDWTLKGSADGSTWTDLDTRTGQTFSERFQTKSYDFTTDTAYQHFRLEITRNNGASDAIQLADVQFSDGDTTTPAPGEMRTQVDRGPSGSPTAKSGAGFTGKKALRYAGTHQPDGRAYSYNKVFDVDTAVTRNTQLSYLVYPQMAETDLSYPATHVAVDLAFTDGTYLSDLEATDSHGGLLTPQGQADAKRLYVNQWNKVASSIGSVAAGKTVDRILVAYDSPKGPSKFQGWIDDITIAPKAPEKRKAHLADYASTVRGTNSSGGFSRGNNFPATAVPHGFNFWTPVTNAGSTSWLYDYARGNNEDNLPTLQAFGASHEPSPWMGDRQTFQMMPSAASGTPDASRTARALPFRHENETAQPHYYGVTFENGLKAEMTPTDHAARMRFTYPGDDASLVFDNVDNRGGLTLDPETGSFTGFSDVKSGGSTGATRLFVYGVFDAPVTDSGRLKGGGGDDVTGFFRFDAGKDRTVGLRLATSLISVDQAKKNLALELPEKTSFDKVRKNAQKAWDKILGKVEVEGANADQLTTLYSSLYRLYLYPNSGFEQVDGKSTYASPFSPQTGTDTPTRTGSKIVQGEVYVNNGFWDTYRTTWPAYSFLSPKQAGKMVDGFVQQYKDGGWISRWSSPGYSDLMTGTSSDVAFADAYVKGVDFDAEAAYDAAVKNATVAPPSSGVGRKGMETSVFTGYANTSTHEGLSWSLEGYLNDYGIAQMGKALYKKTKKQRYKEESEYFLNRAQNYVKLFDDKAGFFQGKKADGDWRVPSDRYDPRVWGYDYTETNGWGYAFTAPQDSRGLANLYGGRDGLAEKLDTYFATPETAGPEFVGSYGGVIHEMTEARDVRMGQYGHSNQVAHHVTYMYDAASQPWKTQEKVREVLGRLYTGSEIGQGYHGDEDNGEQSAWFLFSSLGFYPLVMGSGEYAIGSPLFTKTTVHLENGRSLVVKAPKNSDKNIYVQGLKVNGKKWASTSLPHDLLAKGGVLEFDMGSKPSAWGTGKDAAPVSVTQDDKVPAPQGDVLEGEGALYDDTSATSATVGSADLPAGTDTKALQYTLTSATAAKAPKGWVLQGSSDGTAWKDLDKRTGQTFTWDKQTRVFSVGSPGTYAKYRLVLDGTATLAEIELISQK, via the coding sequence ATGCAGCCCCTACGTGGTCTTCACCAAAGCTCCCGTAAGAGACAAAGCCGCTCGGCCGCGGTCATTGCGGCTTCTCTCGTCCTGGTCGCGGCAGCCCCCACCGCGGCCTTCGCGCAACCGTCCGGGCCTCAGAAGCCCTCCGACGACACGTCGTTCAGCTCCTCCTTCGAGGCCGACGAAAAGCAGCCGGACTGGCGTAATACCGTCGAAGAGGGACCTGATGGAAAGAAGAGGGCATCGGGTGTCGACGGCGGATTCTCCGCCGGAATACCGGGCAATGTCACCGATCAGGTCACGGATCTGCGAGCCAGCGGCGAGAACACCGCGGGCGGCGAGGCCAAGGAGAACCTCGTCGACGTGGCGTCCGGCACCAAGTGGCTGGCCTTCGCCCCGTCCGGCTGGGTCGAGTTCGATCTCGCCGAGCCCACCAAGGTCCTCACCTACGCGCTCACTTCGGCCAACGACCATGACGAGCGCGACCCCCGGGACTGGACGCTGAAGGGGTCCGCCGACGGCAGCACCTGGACGGATCTGGACACCCGGACCGGCCAGACCTTCTCCGAGCGCTTCCAGACGAAGTCGTACGACTTCACGACGGACACGGCCTACCAGCACTTCCGGCTGGAGATCACCAGGAACAACGGTGCCTCGGACGCGATCCAGCTCGCCGACGTGCAGTTCTCCGACGGGGACACCACCACCCCCGCTCCCGGCGAGATGCGCACCCAGGTCGACCGCGGGCCGTCCGGCTCCCCCACCGCCAAGTCGGGCGCCGGCTTCACCGGGAAGAAGGCCCTGCGCTACGCGGGTACCCACCAGCCGGACGGGCGCGCGTACTCGTACAACAAGGTCTTCGACGTCGACACGGCCGTCACCAGGAACACGCAGCTGTCCTACCTGGTCTATCCCCAGATGGCCGAGACCGACCTCAGCTATCCGGCGACCCACGTGGCGGTGGACCTGGCCTTCACCGACGGCACCTACCTGAGCGACCTCGAGGCGACCGACAGCCACGGCGGCCTGCTGACCCCGCAGGGCCAGGCCGACGCGAAGCGGCTGTACGTCAACCAGTGGAACAAGGTCGCCTCGTCCATCGGATCGGTCGCGGCCGGCAAGACCGTCGACCGGATCCTGGTGGCCTACGACTCCCCCAAGGGGCCCTCGAAGTTCCAGGGCTGGATCGACGACATCACGATCGCCCCGAAGGCGCCGGAGAAGCGCAAGGCCCACCTCGCGGACTACGCCTCGACCGTCCGCGGCACGAACTCGAGCGGCGGCTTCTCGCGCGGCAACAACTTCCCCGCGACCGCGGTCCCGCACGGCTTCAACTTCTGGACCCCCGTGACCAACGCCGGCTCCACGAGCTGGCTGTACGACTACGCCCGCGGCAACAACGAGGACAACCTGCCCACGCTGCAGGCGTTCGGCGCGAGCCACGAGCCGAGCCCCTGGATGGGTGACCGTCAGACCTTCCAGATGATGCCGTCGGCGGCCTCCGGTACCCCGGACGCGTCCCGGACGGCACGCGCGCTGCCTTTCCGCCACGAGAACGAGACGGCGCAGCCGCACTACTACGGGGTGACGTTCGAGAACGGCCTCAAGGCCGAGATGACGCCCACCGACCACGCGGCGCGGATGCGGTTCACCTACCCGGGTGACGACGCGAGCCTGGTCTTCGACAACGTCGACAACAGGGGCGGGCTCACCCTCGACCCGGAGACCGGTTCCTTCACCGGCTTCTCCGATGTGAAGAGCGGCGGCTCCACCGGCGCCACGCGGCTCTTCGTATACGGCGTCTTCGACGCGCCGGTCACGGACAGCGGCAGGCTGAAGGGTGGTGGCGGCGACGACGTCACCGGCTTCTTCCGCTTCGACGCGGGCAAGGACCGCACGGTCGGCCTGCGGCTGGCCACCTCGCTGATCAGCGTCGACCAGGCGAAGAAGAACCTCGCCCTGGAACTGCCGGAGAAGACCTCCTTCGACAAGGTGAGGAAGAACGCGCAGAAGGCCTGGGACAAGATCCTCGGCAAGGTCGAGGTCGAGGGCGCGAACGCGGACCAGCTGACCACGCTCTACTCCAGCCTGTACCGGCTCTACCTCTACCCGAACTCGGGCTTCGAGCAGGTGGACGGCAAGAGCACCTACGCGAGCCCCTTCTCGCCGCAGACGGGCACCGACACCCCGACCAGGACCGGCTCGAAGATCGTCCAGGGCGAGGTGTACGTCAACAACGGCTTCTGGGACACCTACCGGACGACGTGGCCGGCGTACTCCTTCCTCAGCCCGAAGCAGGCGGGCAAGATGGTCGACGGCTTCGTCCAGCAGTACAAGGACGGCGGCTGGATCTCCCGCTGGTCCTCCCCCGGCTACTCCGACCTGATGACCGGCACGAGCTCGGACGTGGCCTTCGCGGACGCGTACGTCAAGGGCGTGGACTTCGACGCGGAGGCGGCGTACGACGCGGCGGTCAAGAACGCCACGGTGGCCCCGCCGTCCTCCGGTGTCGGCCGCAAGGGCATGGAGACCTCCGTCTTCACCGGATATGCCAACACCTCGACCCACGAGGGCCTTTCGTGGTCGCTGGAGGGCTACCTCAACGACTACGGCATCGCACAGATGGGCAAGGCGCTCTACAAGAAGACGAAGAAGCAGCGCTACAAGGAGGAGTCCGAGTACTTCCTCAACCGCGCGCAGAACTACGTCAAGCTCTTCGACGACAAGGCCGGCTTCTTCCAGGGCAAGAAGGCCGACGGCGACTGGCGCGTGCCCTCCGACCGGTACGACCCGCGGGTCTGGGGTTACGACTACACGGAGACCAACGGCTGGGGTTACGCCTTCACCGCTCCGCAGGACAGCCGGGGCCTCGCCAACCTCTACGGTGGCCGCGACGGTCTGGCCGAGAAGCTGGACACGTACTTCGCCACTCCCGAGACGGCGGGACCCGAGTTCGTCGGTTCCTACGGGGGCGTCATCCACGAGATGACCGAGGCGCGTGACGTACGGATGGGGCAGTACGGCCACAGCAACCAGGTCGCGCACCACGTCACGTACATGTACGACGCGGCCTCACAGCCCTGGAAGACGCAGGAGAAGGTCCGCGAGGTCCTCGGCCGCCTGTACACGGGCAGCGAGATCGGCCAGGGCTACCACGGCGACGAGGACAACGGCGAGCAGTCGGCCTGGTTCCTCTTCTCCTCGCTCGGCTTCTACCCGCTGGTCATGGGCAGTGGTGAGTACGCGATCGGCTCGCCGCTCTTCACGAAGACGACGGTGCACCTGGAGAACGGGCGCTCGCTCGTCGTGAAGGCCCCGAAGAACAGCGACAAGAACATCTACGTCCAGGGCCTGAAGGTCAACGGCAAGAAGTGGGCGTCCACTTCACTGCCGCACGACCTGCTGGCCAAGGGCGGGGTGCTGGAATTCGACATGGGCTCCAAGCCCTCCGCCTGGGGCACGGGCAAGGACGCGGCCCCGGTCTCCGTCACCCAGGACGACAAGGTGCCGGCGCCCCAGGGCGACGTGCTCGAGGGTGAAGGCGCGCTCTACGACGACACCTCGGCCACCTCGGCCACGGTCGGGTCGGCGGACCTGCCGGCCGGTACGGACACGAAGGCGCTGCAGTACACGCTGACGTCGGCCACCGCGGCGAAGGCACCGAAGGGGTGGGTGCTCCAGGGCTCCTCGGACGGGACGGCCTGGAAGGACCTCGACAAGCGGACCGGACAGACGTTCACCTGGGACAAGCAGACCCGGGTGTTCTCCGTGGGCAGCCCCGGGACGTACGCGAAGTACCGGCTGGTCCTCGACGGCACGGCGACGCTGGCGGAGATCGAGCTGATCAGCCAGAAGTAG